GGGCTCGGCGACGTCAACGAGATGGAGAAGGTCGGCTCCACGGACAAGGTCAAGATCGCCGTCGAGTTGGGCCGCATCTCCGGTTACGACTCTTCGGACGGCGACTGGAAAGGCCAGCGCCGCTACATCATCCAAAAGGACAACAACACCAGCCATGTGTCGAGCCCCGTGCTGCAGGAGATCGCCAAGGCCGACATGGGCGACTGGAAGCACCTGGTGGACTTCGTGGCCTGGGCCAAGAAGACCGCTCCGGCCCAGCACTACATGCTCGTGGTCTGGAACCACGGCAGCGGCTGGGACAAGTTCCACAAGGCCAGCGACATCGTCATCAACGGCATCTCCTATGACGACGAGTCCGGCAACCACATGAGCACCCCGGACCTAGGCAGCGCCCTGGCGGCCATGGGCAAGACCGACATCTACGCCTCCGACGCCTGCCTGATGCAGATGGCCGAAGTCGGCTACCAGATCAAGGACTACACGGACTACATCGTCGGCTCCGAAGAGACCGAGCCGGGCGACGGCTACACCTACGACACGCTCCTGGGACCTCTCGTGGCCAAGCCCAGCATGAGCTCGCTGGAGCTCGCCAAGACCGCGGTCAAGTCCTACTCCGAGCACTATGCGGGCATCGGAGAGGCGGGCACCCAGTCCGCCATACAGTCCGCCACCTTGCCCAAGCTGCTCTCCCTGCTGGACGGGTGGACCAAGGCGGTCATGGCCGCCAACGAGACGGCCGTGGTCAAGAACGCGCACTCCCAGGCGCAGTCCTTCTATGTCAGCGACAACAAGGACCTGCTCCACTTCGCCCAGCTCGTGGACGGCGCGTCGCAGGACGCCGCGGTCAAGAGCAAGGGCGCGGAACTGGAGAAGTTCCTGGCCGACACCGTCATCGTGGCCAACGGAGCCACCGGCGACAGCATGTCCAACGCCAAGGGCCTGGCCGTCTACCTGCCCTCGTGGAGCTTCAACAGCGCCTACAACGAGCTCGCCTGGGCCAAGGCCGGCACCTGGCCGCAGTTCGCGCAGTGGGTGCAGGGCCTCAAGGACAGCGTAGCAGCCCGCTAGATCGAAGACAGCCTGAAGAACGCCGCCCCCGTCCGCAAGG
The window above is part of the Elusimicrobiota bacterium genome. Proteins encoded here:
- a CDS encoding clostripain-related cysteine peptidase → MLKKWFVSLVACASLLGARAVAAEKIDFDQSIDVKGIVQSLQAQVAKETAAEKAGMANWTIMVYVNAKNNLEKFGLGDVNEMEKVGSTDKVKIAVELGRISGYDSSDGDWKGQRRYIIQKDNNTSHVSSPVLQEIAKADMGDWKHLVDFVAWAKKTAPAQHYMLVVWNHGSGWDKFHKASDIVINGISYDDESGNHMSTPDLGSALAAMGKTDIYASDACLMQMAEVGYQIKDYTDYIVGSEETEPGDGYTYDTLLGPLVAKPSMSSLELAKTAVKSYSEHYAGIGEAGTQSAIQSATLPKLLSLLDGWTKAVMAANETAVVKNAHSQAQSFYVSDNKDLLHFAQLVDGASQDAAVKSKGAELEKFLADTVIVANGATGDSMSNAKGLAVYLPSWSFNSAYNELAWAKAGTWPQFAQWVQGLKDSVAAR